In one window of Pseudoalteromonas espejiana DSM 9414 DNA:
- a CDS encoding YjiH family protein, whose protein sequence is MSQLPPRTHYTWRTWFTFLVPSLIGVFLFMTPIPTTDGMTIPIALMAKGVQALMSGSAQAIITLIICITGVMSVITKVFKPNAICQSPLLKHLFDVSIIWLAVRLFGMAFVLMTHLGLGSEAITSANTGALVLNDLLPVLFSVFILAGLLLPLLINFGLLELAGTMLTKIMRPVFGVPGRSAVDCTASWLGDGSVGILMTARQYDQKHYTQREAAIIGTTFSAVSITFSLVVLGQVKLEHLFAPFYATVCLAGVVAAIIVPRLPPLRFKKDLLIDGSEPNRDAEAIPNGKTLVGHSLDVALAKADNSPGFKGTLKEGVHNALDMVFGVLPVVMAVGTFALIIAEYTPVFQYLGMPFVPFLEWLQVPEAQAAAQTIMVGFADMFIPSILAAGTIESDVTRFIIAAMSVTQLIYMSEVGALLLGSKIPVNIVELFIIFILRTLITLPVIALMAHWLVG, encoded by the coding sequence ATGTCTCAGTTACCTCCTCGCACACACTATACGTGGCGCACTTGGTTTACTTTTTTAGTACCGTCGTTAATTGGTGTTTTTTTGTTTATGACACCTATTCCTACCACCGACGGTATGACCATTCCTATTGCGTTAATGGCTAAAGGCGTGCAAGCGCTTATGTCGGGCTCCGCGCAAGCTATTATCACTTTAATTATTTGTATTACTGGCGTTATGTCGGTGATCACTAAAGTATTTAAGCCTAATGCTATTTGCCAATCGCCTTTATTAAAACACTTGTTTGATGTAAGCATAATTTGGCTGGCAGTGCGCTTATTTGGTATGGCATTTGTGCTAATGACCCATTTAGGATTAGGGAGTGAGGCAATTACCTCTGCAAATACAGGGGCGTTGGTATTAAACGATTTATTACCTGTGTTGTTTTCTGTATTTATACTGGCGGGTTTATTACTGCCATTATTAATTAATTTTGGTTTGTTAGAACTTGCAGGCACTATGCTTACAAAAATTATGCGCCCAGTATTTGGCGTACCAGGGCGAAGTGCGGTTGACTGTACTGCGTCATGGTTAGGTGATGGCAGTGTAGGCATACTTATGACTGCAAGGCAGTACGACCAAAAGCATTACACGCAACGTGAAGCGGCTATTATTGGTACTACGTTTTCGGCGGTTTCAATTACCTTTAGTTTAGTGGTACTTGGGCAAGTAAAACTGGAGCATTTGTTTGCCCCGTTTTATGCCACCGTGTGTTTAGCGGGTGTAGTAGCCGCTATTATTGTGCCGCGCTTACCACCACTTCGCTTTAAAAAAGATTTACTTATTGATGGCAGTGAGCCAAATCGCGATGCAGAAGCGATTCCAAATGGCAAAACGTTAGTGGGCCACTCACTTGATGTTGCACTAGCAAAAGCAGATAACTCACCAGGTTTTAAAGGCACTTTAAAAGAGGGCGTGCATAATGCCCTTGATATGGTGTTTGGTGTACTGCCGGTAGTTATGGCGGTGGGTACATTTGCACTAATTATTGCAGAGTACACGCCGGTATTTCAGTACTTAGGTATGCCGTTTGTGCCATTTTTAGAGTGGCTCCAAGTACCAGAAGCACAAGCCGCTGCACAAACAATTATGGTTGGCTTTGCCGATATGTTTATTCCGTCAATATTGGCAGCTGGCACAATAGAAAGCGATGTAACGCGCTTTATTATTGCTGCTATGAGTGTAACGCAGCTAATTTATATGTCTGAAGTGGGTGCACTTTTACTAGGTAGT
- a CDS encoding class I SAM-dependent methyltransferase codes for MTPDFSPLINALENAPLLQNELCRVFHGRGHSIEALSHINLDFYPPSLFLVSYDEIDQATLNELTHTLWQWAQQHHPELITALVYQQRAGVQSSNQLVFGELPTPHVVKENGIGFLVDLTSRQNTGIFPDMRSGREFVAANSKQAKVLNLFSYTCGFSLAAMQGGADHVMNMDMSKGVLKVGKQNHQLNGFERGVSFLPHDILKSFGKLKKAAPFDLIIVDPPSFQKGSFILTKDYQKVLRRLPELLCDTTQLLLCANSPELSEEDFKALITEHTQGALEFVERLAPTARFIEVDSNKSLKALVYKAAHTAD; via the coding sequence ATGACACCCGATTTTTCTCCACTCATTAATGCACTTGAAAATGCACCTTTACTACAAAACGAACTTTGCCGCGTGTTTCATGGCCGCGGCCACAGTATAGAAGCACTAAGCCATATTAACTTAGACTTTTATCCGCCCAGTTTATTTTTAGTATCGTACGATGAAATAGACCAAGCTACGCTTAATGAGCTTACACATACCCTATGGCAGTGGGCTCAGCAGCATCACCCTGAGCTTATTACTGCTCTTGTGTATCAGCAGCGAGCGGGTGTGCAAAGCAGTAACCAGCTAGTTTTTGGTGAACTGCCAACTCCGCACGTAGTAAAAGAAAACGGCATTGGCTTTTTGGTTGATTTAACTAGCCGCCAAAATACCGGAATATTTCCCGATATGCGCAGCGGCCGTGAGTTTGTAGCGGCTAATAGTAAGCAGGCAAAAGTGCTTAATTTATTTTCGTACACGTGTGGGTTTTCACTTGCGGCTATGCAAGGCGGGGCTGATCACGTAATGAACATGGATATGAGCAAAGGTGTACTTAAAGTTGGTAAGCAAAATCATCAGCTAAATGGTTTTGAGCGTGGTGTTAGTTTTTTACCACATGATATTTTAAAATCGTTTGGTAAATTAAAAAAAGCAGCCCCGTTTGACTTAATTATTGTTGATCCGCCGAGCTTTCAAAAGGGCAGTTTTATACTCACGAAAGACTATCAAAAAGTATTGCGCCGTTTGCCGGAGCTACTTTGCGATACTACTCAACTATTATTGTGCGCTAATAGCCCAGAACTTAGCGAAGAAGACTTTAAAGCCTTAATAACCGAGCACACCCAAGGCGCACTTGAATTTGTAGAACGCTTAGCACCTACTGCACGCTTTATTGAAGTAGACAGTAATAAAAGTTTAAAAGCATTAGTGTATAAAGCGGCGCACACCGCAGATTAA
- the bamC gene encoding outer membrane protein assembly factor BamC, with protein sequence MQYWIPKALAVSVLVSLSGCNVFINEAHNERNYRTHEGVKTPPSLAQPAQDPVYKMDVGQYDNNPEATNYRPPAQVLTVAKGSWVEEGDKKARVYFDKNDGIVDLDEFVWDSIKAVIAENNATTTKEDKLLGIIETDWYAIIKAEESWLWGEDASEDLERFRFTIEEKSHQRTASLRAELIDFKGDNTLTDLLKQQLEVRALNQVVAEFDYRYRQLEVENRKRQGIISLEMGFDNKGNAALVTEQSYDAVFDRFSGFLERLSFTIVEINPDTGLITADYNKPESSVWDSIWGDDVAQLPIEEGQYQILVSKTKEGGTSLTWMDDKGETLEPGTMNGLQQALEAALIQRGIKI encoded by the coding sequence GTGCAGTATTGGATCCCAAAAGCACTTGCAGTTAGTGTATTGGTAAGTTTATCAGGGTGTAATGTTTTTATTAATGAAGCGCACAACGAACGTAATTATCGTACGCATGAGGGCGTTAAAACACCTCCATCATTAGCTCAACCAGCTCAAGATCCGGTTTATAAAATGGATGTGGGCCAATATGATAATAATCCAGAGGCAACAAACTATCGTCCACCAGCACAGGTTTTAACTGTAGCTAAGGGGAGCTGGGTAGAAGAGGGCGACAAAAAAGCCCGCGTTTACTTTGATAAAAACGACGGTATTGTTGATTTAGACGAATTTGTATGGGATTCAATTAAAGCGGTTATTGCAGAAAATAACGCAACGACCACGAAAGAAGACAAGCTACTTGGTATTATTGAAACCGATTGGTACGCCATTATTAAAGCTGAAGAAAGCTGGTTATGGGGCGAAGATGCAAGCGAAGACTTAGAGCGTTTTAGATTTACCATTGAAGAAAAATCGCATCAGCGTACTGCATCATTACGCGCAGAACTAATTGACTTTAAAGGTGATAACACACTCACTGACTTACTTAAGCAGCAGCTTGAAGTACGAGCGCTTAACCAAGTTGTGGCTGAGTTTGATTACCGTTACCGCCAATTAGAAGTAGAAAACCGTAAGCGCCAAGGTATTATTTCACTTGAAATGGGCTTTGATAATAAAGGCAACGCGGCGCTTGTTACTGAGCAATCGTACGATGCTGTATTTGACCGCTTCTCGGGCTTTTTAGAGCGTTTATCGTTTACTATTGTTGAAATTAACCCTGATACAGGATTAATTACCGCCGACTACAATAAGCCAGAAAGCAGTGTGTGGGATTCAATTTGGGGAGACGATGTTGCTCAGCTTCCAATTGAAGAAGGCCAATACCAAATTTTAGTGAGTAAAACTAAAGAAGGCGGCACAAGTTTGACCTGGATGGATGACAAAGGTGAAACACTTGAGCCTGGCACCATGAACGGTTTACAACAAGCGTTAGAAGCAGCACTTATACAGCGCGGCATTAAAATTTAA
- a CDS encoding lactoylglutathione lyase family protein, translating into MPYPRTFSHIGVSVPNLEQAVKFYTEVLGWYLIMKPTKITEDKSPIGEMCTDVFGAGWGSFKIAHLSTGDRVGVELFEFKNQQNPKNNFEYWKTGIFHLCVQDPDVEGLADKIVAAGGKKRMKAPRYYYPDEKPYRMIYMEDPFGNILEIYSHSYELIYSSGAYG; encoded by the coding sequence ATGCCTTACCCGCGTACGTTTTCGCATATAGGTGTATCTGTTCCAAACTTAGAACAAGCCGTTAAGTTTTACACTGAGGTGTTGGGCTGGTATTTAATTATGAAGCCTACAAAAATAACAGAAGATAAATCACCCATTGGTGAAATGTGCACGGATGTATTTGGTGCTGGGTGGGGCAGCTTTAAAATAGCCCATTTATCAACAGGTGATAGGGTGGGCGTTGAGCTATTTGAATTTAAAAATCAGCAAAATCCAAAAAATAATTTTGAGTATTGGAAAACAGGGATATTTCATTTATGCGTTCAAGACCCTGATGTAGAAGGACTCGCTGATAAAATAGTGGCTGCGGGCGGTAAAAAGCGTATGAAAGCGCCGCGTTATTATTACCCAGATGAAAAGCCATACCGCATGATTTACATGGAAGACCCGTTTGGCAACATTTTAGAAATTTATAGCCACAGCTACGAGCTTATATATTCAAGTGGCGCTTATGGTTAA
- the bcp gene encoding thioredoxin-dependent thiol peroxidase — protein sequence MNKISPLQAGDTAPAFSLQNQNDETVTLSELLKEQQVLVYFYPKASTPGCTVQAENLRDQQAELAKFNTRVVGISPDPIKRLKNFETKKELNFDLLADEDHAIAEAFGVWGYKKFMGKEYDGIHRLTFLVGQDGKIKHLFDKFKTKDHHQVVLDYLEAE from the coding sequence ATGAACAAAATTAGCCCATTACAAGCCGGTGATACTGCACCCGCTTTTAGCTTACAAAATCAAAACGACGAAACAGTCACATTAAGCGAGCTGTTAAAAGAGCAACAGGTGCTAGTGTACTTTTACCCTAAAGCATCAACACCAGGGTGTACGGTTCAAGCCGAAAATCTACGTGACCAACAAGCAGAGCTTGCTAAATTTAATACCCGTGTTGTCGGTATTAGCCCAGATCCAATTAAGCGCCTTAAAAACTTTGAAACTAAAAAAGAGCTTAACTTTGATTTATTAGCCGATGAAGATCACGCCATTGCAGAAGCATTTGGTGTATGGGGCTACAAAAAGTTTATGGGTAAAGAATACGATGGTATTCACCGCCTTACATTTTTAGTAGGCCAAGACGGTAAAATTAAACACTTATTTGATAAGTTTAAAACCAAAGATCACCATCAAGTGGTGTTGGATTACCTAGAAGCAGAATAA
- the uvrB gene encoding excinuclease ABC subunit UvrB — protein sequence MSDHFELKSQFKPAGDQPTAIKQLEEGLEAGLAHQTLLGATGTGKTFTMANIISDLNRPTIIMAHNKTLAAQLYGEMKEFFPNNAVEYFVSYYDYYQPEAYVVASDTFIEKDASINEHIEQMRLSATKALLERRDTIIVASVSAIYGLGDPDSYMKMMLLLKVGEQVDQRDMLRRLAELQYTRNDIDFSRGTYRVRGEVVDIFPAESDTYAVRVEMFDDEIERLSIFDPLTGAVEKHIVRATIYPKTHYVTPREKILDAIEKIKAELKDRRAQLLSVNKLVEEQRIAQRTQYDIEMMTELGYCSGIENYSRYLSGRTPGDPPPTLLDYLPDDALMIIDESHVTVSQIGAMYKGDRSRKENLVEYGFRMPSAMDNRPLRFEEFEAIAPQTIYVSATPGDFELERSAGEVAEQVIRPTGLLDPLIEIRPVGTQVDDLLSEIYKSVEKGERVLVTTLTKRMSEDLTDYLSEHNVKVRYLHSDIDTVERVEIIRDLRAGVFDVLVGINLLREGLDMPEVALVAILDADKEGFLRSARSLIQTIGRAARHLDGRAILYADKVTKSMEKAIGETERRREIQHAFNVEHGIEPQALVKKITDIMDVGEEAAPQDNLKLVRKESKKILSAKEIATQIKQLESKMHAYASDLEFEKAASVRDEIHELQQQLIN from the coding sequence ATGAGTGATCACTTTGAGCTAAAATCACAGTTTAAACCCGCAGGCGATCAACCCACAGCGATTAAACAGCTTGAAGAAGGCTTAGAAGCAGGGCTTGCACATCAAACCTTATTAGGGGCTACAGGTACAGGTAAAACCTTTACCATGGCCAACATTATTAGTGACTTAAACCGCCCTACAATAATAATGGCGCACAATAAAACCTTAGCTGCGCAGCTATACGGCGAAATGAAAGAGTTTTTTCCTAATAACGCGGTTGAGTATTTTGTATCGTACTACGATTATTACCAGCCAGAAGCGTATGTAGTTGCCAGCGATACCTTTATTGAAAAAGATGCGTCTATTAATGAGCACATAGAGCAAATGCGTTTAAGTGCTACAAAGGCACTGCTTGAGCGCCGTGATACTATTATTGTTGCATCGGTTTCGGCTATTTATGGTTTGGGCGACCCCGATTCATACATGAAAATGATGCTGCTTTTAAAAGTAGGGGAGCAGGTTGACCAACGCGATATGCTGCGTCGCTTAGCAGAGCTACAATATACCCGTAATGATATTGATTTCAGCCGTGGTACATACCGAGTTCGTGGTGAAGTTGTTGATATATTTCCGGCCGAGTCAGACACCTACGCAGTACGCGTAGAAATGTTTGATGACGAAATAGAACGCCTTAGTATTTTTGACCCGCTTACAGGCGCTGTTGAAAAACACATAGTACGCGCCACTATTTACCCTAAAACGCACTACGTAACCCCGCGTGAAAAAATTCTTGATGCCATAGAAAAAATAAAAGCAGAGCTAAAAGATCGCAGAGCACAATTACTCAGTGTTAATAAATTAGTGGAAGAGCAACGCATAGCGCAGCGTACTCAATACGATATAGAAATGATGACCGAGCTTGGTTATTGCTCAGGCATAGAAAACTACAGCCGTTATTTATCAGGCCGTACGCCTGGCGATCCACCACCAACGCTACTAGATTACTTGCCTGACGATGCATTAATGATCATTGATGAATCACACGTAACCGTATCGCAAATTGGCGCCATGTATAAAGGCGATAGAAGCCGTAAAGAAAACCTTGTTGAATACGGCTTTAGAATGCCATCAGCTATGGATAATCGCCCACTTAGGTTTGAAGAGTTTGAAGCCATTGCGCCGCAAACTATTTATGTATCGGCAACGCCTGGCGACTTTGAGCTTGAGCGCAGCGCAGGCGAAGTAGCAGAGCAAGTAATTCGTCCAACTGGTTTGTTAGACCCGTTAATAGAAATACGCCCAGTAGGCACACAGGTTGATGATCTCCTCTCAGAAATATACAAAAGTGTAGAAAAGGGCGAGCGTGTACTTGTTACAACGCTTACCAAACGTATGTCTGAGGATTTAACCGACTACCTAAGCGAGCACAATGTAAAAGTACGTTACCTTCACTCAGACATAGACACCGTAGAGCGAGTTGAAATAATACGCGATTTACGTGCTGGTGTATTTGATGTGTTAGTAGGCATTAACTTATTACGAGAAGGCCTAGATATGCCAGAAGTGGCGCTAGTGGCCATACTGGATGCCGACAAAGAAGGCTTTTTACGCTCAGCACGTTCACTTATTCAAACCATAGGCCGTGCAGCACGTCACCTTGATGGCCGCGCCATTTTATATGCCGATAAAGTAACTAAGTCGATGGAAAAAGCCATTGGCGAAACCGAGCGTCGCCGCGAAATACAACATGCCTTTAATGTTGAGCATGGTATAGAGCCACAAGCGTTGGTTAAAAAGATCACCGATATTATGGATGTGGGCGAAGAGGCCGCACCGCAAGATAATCTTAAACTTGTGCGTAAAGAGTCTAAAAAAATACTCAGTGCAAAAGAAATTGCTACGCAAATTAAGCAGCTTGAAAGCAAGATGCATGCATATGCTAGCGATTTAGAGTTTGAAAAAGCAGCCTCGGTACGCGACGAAATACACGAACTACAACAACAGTTGATTAACTAA
- the queC gene encoding 7-cyano-7-deazaguanine synthase QueC produces MTQKVVVIYSGGMDSFTVLNKALQQGHDVYALSFDYGQRHVKELEVAAQVCEKLNVPHKIVDISAINQLIGGSSLTDDIDVPEGHYEEESMKSTIVPNRNMILLSLAVGYAVSLKASQVYYGAHSGDHAIYPDCRPEFVQKMDDVCRIANYDAVEIFSPYLNNTKIDILTDGIKMGLDYSQTWTCYNGREKACGKCGACQERLEAFKLNNVTDPLEYE; encoded by the coding sequence ATGACGCAAAAAGTAGTTGTTATTTATTCCGGCGGTATGGATTCGTTTACCGTATTAAATAAAGCCTTACAGCAAGGCCATGATGTTTATGCCCTTTCATTTGACTATGGTCAGCGTCATGTTAAAGAGCTTGAAGTGGCTGCACAAGTGTGTGAAAAGCTTAATGTTCCGCATAAAATTGTAGATATATCAGCAATTAATCAGCTTATTGGTGGTTCATCACTCACTGATGATATAGACGTACCTGAAGGCCATTACGAAGAAGAAAGCATGAAAAGCACAATTGTGCCAAATCGTAATATGATTTTGCTTTCGCTTGCAGTTGGTTACGCAGTATCGCTTAAAGCGAGCCAAGTTTATTACGGTGCTCACTCGGGCGATCATGCTATTTACCCTGACTGCCGCCCTGAGTTTGTACAAAAAATGGATGATGTATGTCGTATTGCAAATTACGATGCAGTAGAAATTTTTAGCCCGTACTTAAATAACACCAAAATTGATATTTTAACCGACGGCATAAAAATGGGCTTAGATTACAGCCAAACGTGGACCTGTTATAACGGCCGTGAAAAAGCCTGTGGAAAATGTGGCGCATGCCAAGAACGTTTAGAAGCATTTAAGCTTAATAACGTTACTGACCCGTTAGAATACGAATAA
- a CDS encoding tRNA (adenine(22)-N(1))-methyltransferase, whose amino-acid sequence MKLSKRLSAISALINKPVDVIWDCCCDHGYLGIALLKRSAAKQVNFVDIVDTIMVELNDQLKQLSSTLPSNTAWDVQCQDVRAIKLNQNQQNVVVIAGVGGELLLNLVAGIMANNTKAALANTRFIVCPIHHTYTLRTGLIKLGLGLESEQLISENNRIYELIEVSVSSPAALTRTGQSMWDLNLPAHMQYLDQLLNHYNKMLNKDELYFQKVITDYQSLNDYKNDDFNH is encoded by the coding sequence ATGAAGCTCAGTAAACGTTTAAGCGCTATTAGCGCGCTCATTAATAAACCCGTTGATGTAATTTGGGATTGCTGCTGCGACCATGGTTATTTAGGCATTGCCTTATTAAAGCGCAGTGCAGCTAAACAAGTAAACTTTGTCGATATAGTCGATACAATCATGGTTGAGCTAAACGACCAACTTAAGCAATTAAGCAGCACGTTACCAAGCAACACAGCTTGGGATGTGCAATGCCAAGACGTAAGAGCAATTAAGCTTAATCAAAACCAGCAAAATGTTGTGGTTATAGCAGGTGTAGGCGGCGAGCTTTTGTTAAACTTGGTCGCCGGTATTATGGCAAATAATACTAAAGCTGCACTTGCCAACACGCGATTTATTGTTTGCCCCATTCACCATACTTACACCCTACGCACAGGCCTAATAAAATTAGGGCTAGGGCTTGAGAGCGAACAACTCATTAGTGAAAACAACCGCATTTACGAACTCATTGAAGTGAGTGTATCAAGCCCTGCTGCCTTAACGCGCACAGGCCAAAGTATGTGGGATTTAAACTTGCCCGCTCACATGCAGTACCTTGATCAGCTGTTAAATCATTATAATAAAATGCTTAATAAAGATGAGCTTTATTTTCAAAAAGTTATAACAGATTATCAAAGCCTAAACGATTATAAAAATGACGATTTTAATCATTAA
- a CDS encoding glycine cleavage system protein R produces the protein MTAFSNHQIVLTAIGEDRPGIVSELTQLVSDCHCNIVDSRIAILGSEFTFTMLLSGDMSAISRIEHTLPTKGMELGLLTMMKRSTTRHTESEFCAGYTLEYTGIDTPGTLSKVTRFFADNHISICSLKSDTYDEETDTIMRCEIEFNIPVEVDIDQFKVTFENLSHSLNVDYIFKRIR, from the coding sequence ATGACTGCATTTTCAAATCATCAAATTGTTTTAACCGCTATTGGCGAAGATAGGCCGGGAATTGTAAGTGAACTTACGCAACTTGTAAGTGATTGTCATTGCAACATAGTAGATAGCCGAATAGCGATTTTAGGCAGCGAATTTACCTTTACCATGCTGCTAAGTGGTGACATGTCGGCCATTAGCCGCATAGAGCACACCCTGCCAACTAAAGGCATGGAGCTGGGCCTACTCACCATGATGAAGCGCAGCACAACTCGCCACACCGAAAGTGAATTTTGCGCAGGTTACACCCTTGAATACACAGGGATAGACACCCCAGGTACACTGAGTAAAGTAACGCGCTTTTTTGCCGATAACCACATTAGTATTTGTTCACTTAAATCAGATACCTACGATGAAGAAACCGACACTATAATGCGCTGCGAAATTGAGTTTAATATTCCTGTAGAGGTTGATATTGACCAATTTAAAGTGACCTTTGAAAACCTTTCGCACAGTCTTAACGTAGATTATATTTTTAAACGTATTCGCTAA
- a CDS encoding methyltransferase family protein encodes MLNNKIPPVIVVLFFAGIMALIAHYSVIDFTAFITYLAASLVIIGCVFCIAGVVSFKLARTTVNPNKPEQASKLVTGGIYKISRNPMYVGFAFILAGWGIWLSSLWALLCIIGFIVYLTLFQIIPEERALTKIFGQEFTEYKNKVKRWL; translated from the coding sequence ATGTTAAATAATAAAATTCCACCGGTTATAGTGGTACTGTTTTTTGCAGGCATTATGGCTTTAATCGCGCATTACAGTGTTATTGATTTTACAGCGTTTATTACTTATTTAGCGGCAAGCCTAGTAATCATTGGCTGTGTATTTTGTATTGCCGGAGTCGTTAGCTTTAAGCTTGCCCGCACCACAGTAAATCCTAATAAGCCCGAGCAGGCATCTAAACTTGTGACTGGCGGCATTTATAAAATTTCGCGCAATCCTATGTATGTTGGGTTTGCATTTATTTTAGCGGGATGGGGTATATGGCTGAGTTCGCTGTGGGCACTTTTATGTATTATTGGTTTTATTGTGTATTTAACGCTTTTTCAAATAATCCCAGAAGAGCGAGCGCTAACTAAAATATTTGGCCAAGAATTTACAGAGTATAAAAACAAAGTAAAACGCTGGCTTTAA
- the queE gene encoding 7-carboxy-7-deazaguanine synthase QueE: protein MYKINEVFETIQGEASFTGTPSIFLRLQGCPVGCAWCDTKQTWEVDNVYKVSLDETVEKKADSDHWADASAEQVLELFKSRGYNAKHVVITGGEPCMFDLNPVCNLLHDNGFTTQIETSGTFEILAPEQTWVTVSPKINMRGGYEVLTSAMKRANEIKHPIAMQKHVEELEALFAKTGVNPKLVYLQPISQKVSATKLAIDTCIAKNWRLSVQVHKYLGIS, encoded by the coding sequence TTGTACAAAATTAATGAAGTGTTTGAAACCATCCAAGGTGAAGCAAGTTTTACCGGCACACCCTCAATATTTTTGCGTTTGCAAGGCTGCCCTGTGGGCTGTGCGTGGTGTGATACAAAGCAAACCTGGGAAGTCGATAACGTGTACAAAGTATCCCTTGATGAAACGGTAGAAAAAAAAGCCGACTCAGATCATTGGGCCGATGCCAGCGCCGAGCAAGTACTTGAGCTGTTTAAATCGCGTGGCTACAACGCAAAACACGTAGTTATTACCGGTGGCGAGCCATGCATGTTCGACTTAAACCCAGTGTGTAACTTGCTGCACGATAACGGCTTTACTACGCAAATAGAAACTAGCGGCACCTTTGAAATACTCGCCCCAGAGCAAACATGGGTTACCGTATCGCCTAAAATAAATATGCGCGGCGGTTACGAAGTACTTACCAGCGCCATGAAGCGCGCAAACGAAATAAAGCACCCAATAGCCATGCAAAAGCACGTGGAAGAACTTGAAGCGTTATTTGCTAAAACAGGTGTTAACCCTAAGCTTGTTTATTTACAGCCAATAAGCCAAAAAGTATCAGCAACTAAATTAGCCATCGACACCTGTATTGCCAAAAATTGGCGCTTGTCGGTGCAAGTGCATAAGTATTTAGGAATTAGCTAA